A section of the Candidatus Legionella polyplacis genome encodes:
- the dut gene encoding dUTP diphosphatase, with translation MKDKLIEIKIIKKKVYIDDIIPRYATLGSSGLDLRVCIDSPVCIHPNSTILLETGIAIYIKYRNIAGIILPRSGLGHNNGIVLGNLVGLIDSDYQGEIKISCWNRGGSNYLINPGERIAQLVFISIKKVKFNIVSSFKKSKRSDHGFGSTGR, from the coding sequence ATGAAAGATAAGTTAATTGAAATTAAAATAATCAAAAAAAAAGTATACATTGATGATATAATTCCTAGATATGCTACTTTAGGTTCTTCTGGATTAGATTTAAGAGTATGTATTGATAGTCCTGTTTGTATACATCCTAATAGTACTATTTTATTAGAAACTGGAATTGCTATATATATTAAATATAGAAATATTGCTGGGATCATTTTGCCTAGATCTGGTTTGGGCCATAATAATGGGATAGTATTAGGAAATTTAGTTGGATTAATTGATTCAGATTATCAAGGAGAGATAAAAATTTCTTGTTGGAACAGAGGTGGAAGTAATTATTTAATTAATCCTGGAGAGAGAATTGCTCAGTTAGTATTTATATCAATTAAAAAAGTAAAATTTAATATTGTAAGTTCTTTTAAAAAAAGTAAGAGATCTGATCATGGATTTGGAAGTACTGGTAGATAA
- a CDS encoding 5'-3' exonuclease: MKPLILIDGSSYLFRAFHAIPILKTSTNFPTNAIYGVIKMIKQILKVFSPEKMAIIFDCKEKTFRHKLYPQYKKNRNKTPSQLICQFIPLIKILNAMGIHTLFIKGIEADDIIGTIANQYEKNNIPVIISTTDKDMLQLVNKTTTIINTKNNEIIDENKILKKFSIRPTQFIDYLSLIGDQSDNIPGIFQCGPKTAVKWIKTYNTLENIIKNSHSIKGKIGYYLQKSIKYLPIYKKLITIQKNINLPHNIKNLNIKKPNKQLLNQLSKKMEFKINI; the protein is encoded by the coding sequence ATGAAACCTTTAATACTAATAGATGGATCTTCTTATCTTTTTCGTGCATTCCATGCTATACCAATATTAAAAACTTCTACAAATTTCCCAACTAATGCTATATATGGAGTGATAAAAATGATCAAACAAATATTAAAAGTTTTCTCTCCAGAAAAAATGGCTATTATATTTGATTGTAAAGAAAAAACTTTCAGGCATAAACTTTATCCTCAATATAAAAAAAATAGAAATAAAACCCCAAGCCAATTAATCTGTCAATTCATACCTCTAATAAAAATATTAAATGCCATGGGCATTCATACTTTATTTATTAAAGGAATAGAAGCAGACGATATAATAGGAACAATTGCAAACCAATATGAAAAAAATAATATTCCAGTAATTATTTCAACAACAGACAAAGATATGCTACAACTAGTTAATAAAACAACCACGATCATTAACACAAAAAATAATGAAATTATTGATGAAAATAAAATTTTAAAAAAATTCAGTATTAGACCAACTCAATTTATAGATTATTTATCTTTAATCGGAGATCAATCAGATAATATACCTGGAATATTTCAATGTGGTCCAAAAACAGCTGTAAAATGGATTAAAACTTATAACACATTAGAAAATATAATTAAAAACTCTCATTCTATTAAAGGGAAAATCGGATATTACCTACAAAAATCTATAAAATATCTCCCTATATATAAAAAACTAATTACTATACAAAAAAATATTAATTTACCCCATAATATTAAAAATTTAAATATAAAAAAACCAAATAAACAATTATTAAATCAATTAAGTAAAAAAATGGAATTTAAAATAAATATATAA
- a CDS encoding DNA polymerase, protein MYKIKQKNNKEYLIIPIDHYKTFKNFINHLNSSKECLIKIKNHQNLHNTNKTTITILIIIKNNIYYIPINMNKNNHETKLNQYKILDILKIILENPKINKIGFNIKNEYKILKQFNINLNGNLFDITIESFIINNSINSNNLHDLSNRYLKYDLSKNEYKIKCISKPTFNIEFDLIKQTIIINMIHKKLFKMLNIKEKKILLDTEIPIIKILSSIENKGILINKKILLNHKDLLEKRISIVKKKIFSLTNKPFNLNSTKQLQEILFKNLKIPVLERTSKGKPSTSESVLKKISHKYKISNLILEYRTLYNTITTYIQSLLQHIHPIKKKIHTNYNQTTTITGRLSSNKPNLQNIPIKKEQAKMIRQAFISHKKFTLISADYSQIELRIAAFLSKEKKLIQNFNKGIDIHTLTASEIFSTKIKEITYDQRQYAKKINFSLLYGISAFGLSKQLNTDQKKAQQYIESYYKTYPKLKKYLKSTQKKAIKKKYVKTLFGRRIYLINNKKKLIKNTSLERTAINAPIQGTASDIMKKAMILTYNWCKSQKFPIWIIMQIHDELIFEVCDSHLIEATHKIKLIMENVVTSINIPLKITINIGKNLKDLKPLSI, encoded by the coding sequence ATGTACAAAATCAAACAAAAAAACAATAAAGAATACTTAATAATACCTATAGATCACTACAAAACTTTTAAAAATTTCATCAATCATTTAAACTCCTCTAAAGAGTGCTTAATTAAAATTAAAAACCATCAAAACTTACACAACACAAACAAAACAACTATAACAATTCTAATCATTATAAAAAATAATATTTACTATATACCAATAAACATGAATAAAAACAACCACGAAACAAAATTAAACCAATATAAAATTTTAGATATATTAAAAATAATATTAGAAAATCCAAAAATAAATAAAATTGGATTTAATATAAAAAATGAATATAAAATTCTAAAACAATTCAATATCAATTTAAATGGAAATCTTTTTGATATAACAATTGAATCTTTTATCATAAATAATTCCATTAATTCCAATAATTTACACGATCTTTCAAATAGATATTTAAAATATGATTTATCAAAAAATGAATATAAAATTAAATGCATTTCAAAACCTACTTTTAACATCGAATTTGATTTAATAAAACAAACTATCATCATCAATATGATTCATAAAAAATTATTTAAAATGTTAAATATTAAAGAAAAAAAAATATTACTGGACACTGAAATTCCAATCATAAAAATACTTTCATCAATAGAAAACAAAGGAATCTTAATAAATAAAAAAATACTATTAAATCATAAAGATCTCTTAGAAAAACGTATATCTATAGTTAAAAAAAAAATTTTTTCTTTAACAAATAAACCATTCAATTTAAATTCTACTAAACAATTACAAGAAATTTTATTTAAAAACTTAAAAATCCCTGTACTAGAAAGGACATCAAAAGGCAAACCATCTACATCAGAATCTGTATTAAAAAAAATATCTCATAAATATAAAATATCAAATTTAATACTAGAATATAGAACCTTATATAATACTATTACAACATATATACAATCATTACTACAACATATACATCCAATCAAAAAGAAAATTCATACTAATTACAATCAAACAACAACTATTACCGGAAGATTATCTTCAAACAAACCTAATTTACAAAATATTCCAATTAAAAAAGAACAAGCCAAAATGATTAGACAAGCATTTATCTCTCATAAAAAATTCACTCTTATATCTGCAGATTATTCACAAATAGAATTACGTATTGCTGCATTTTTATCTAAAGAAAAAAAACTTATTCAAAACTTCAACAAAGGAATAGATATTCATACATTAACAGCCAGCGAAATATTCTCTACAAAAATAAAAGAAATTACCTATGATCAACGTCAATATGCAAAAAAAATTAATTTTAGTTTACTTTATGGAATATCAGCATTTGGCTTATCAAAACAATTAAATACAGACCAAAAAAAAGCACAACAATATATTGAATCCTATTATAAAACATATCCTAAATTAAAAAAATACTTAAAAAGTACACAAAAAAAAGCTATAAAAAAAAAATATGTAAAAACATTATTTGGAAGACGTATATACTTGATAAACAACAAAAAAAAACTTATTAAAAACACATCTTTAGAACGAACAGCAATTAATGCTCCTATACAAGGAACAGCATCAGATATTATGAAAAAAGCAATGATCTTAACTTATAACTGGTGTAAATCACAAAAATTTCCTATATGGATAATTATGCAAATACACGACGAATTAATTTTCGAAGTTTGTGACTCTCACTTAATTGAAGCAACTCACAAAATAAAGCTCATTATGGAAAATGTTGTTACTAGCATAAACATTCCATTAAAAATAACAATTAACATAGGAAAAAATCTAAAAGACCTTAAACCATTATCTATATAA
- the rplS gene encoding 50S ribosomal protein L19 — MNNILNQINFNLTKNKKIPKFNPGDTIIVQIIINENDNRKRLQNFEGIVIAKKNRGLNSSFTIRKISHNIGIERVLPTYSPIIKNILIKKQGLVKRAKLYYFRSLKGKSAKIKEKSSKIHKNYNK; from the coding sequence ATGAATAATATTCTTAATCAAATAAACTTCAATTTAACAAAAAACAAAAAAATCCCAAAATTTAATCCTGGAGATACAATAATAGTTCAAATAATAATTAATGAAAACGATAATAGAAAAAGATTACAAAACTTCGAAGGAATAGTTATTGCAAAAAAAAACAGAGGATTAAACTCTTCTTTTACTATAAGAAAAATTTCTCATAACATAGGAATCGAAAGAGTTTTACCAACATATAGTCCAATTATAAAAAACATTTTAATAAAAAAACAAGGGTTAGTAAAACGAGCAAAACTATACTATTTTCGGTCCCTAAAAGGGAAATCAGCTAAGATCAAAGAAAAATCTTCAAAAATTCATAAAAATTACAACAAATAA
- a CDS encoding diphosphomevalonate decarboxylase produces the protein MKWIAQAPSNIALIKYMGKKNKINNLPINSSLSYTLNRFKSTVLLEYNKKIKQDLWKPLSITKTNHTKNIFLLSISEQKRFLKHLSRIKSYFNYKGSFIVQSNNNFPISAGISSSASSFAALTKCAILAISTIKQCPIPSITKQANISRMASGSSCRSFFSPWTLWKKNNLVLSPKINYNNLKHQIILIDKKKKYISSTQAHNLIETSTYFKTRHKRANNNLKKLFKAIKYKHWKNIYKICWEEFFDLHRLFITSKPSFSYINQKTENALLMLKELWKVKKDGPIITMDAGPNIHLLYRNDQTKLALNFKNYCIKQNYDIL, from the coding sequence ATGAAATGGATCGCACAAGCACCATCTAATATTGCACTGATTAAATATATGGGGAAAAAAAATAAAATCAATAACTTACCTATAAATTCATCATTATCTTATACTTTAAACCGTTTTAAAAGTACAGTTTTATTAGAATATAATAAAAAAATAAAACAAGATTTATGGAAACCGCTATCAATAACAAAAACTAACCATACAAAAAATATTTTTTTACTATCTATATCAGAACAAAAACGTTTTTTAAAACATTTATCTAGGATAAAATCATATTTTAACTATAAAGGATCATTTATTGTTCAATCAAACAATAATTTTCCGATAAGTGCTGGCATATCAAGTTCTGCATCAAGTTTTGCAGCATTAACTAAATGTGCAATATTAGCAATCAGTACAATTAAGCAGTGTCCTATCCCATCAATTACAAAACAAGCTAACATAAGCAGAATGGCATCAGGATCATCTTGCAGATCATTTTTTTCTCCATGGACACTATGGAAAAAAAATAATTTGGTTTTATCACCAAAAATAAATTATAATAATCTAAAACATCAAATTATTCTCATTGATAAAAAAAAAAAATACATATCATCAACCCAAGCACATAATTTAATAGAAACTAGTACCTATTTTAAAACACGACACAAAAGAGCAAATAATAACCTAAAAAAATTATTTAAAGCCATCAAATATAAACATTGGAAAAATATTTATAAAATATGTTGGGAAGAATTTTTTGATCTACATAGATTATTTATAACTAGTAAACCATCTTTTTCCTATATAAATCAAAAAACAGAAAATGCACTTTTAATGTTAAAAGAATTATGGAAAGTAAAAAAAGACGGACCTATCATAACGATGGATGCAGGTCCAAATATACACCTATTATATAGAAATGACCAAACAAAATTAGCTTTAAATTTTAAAAATTACTGTATAAAACAAAATTATGACATACTTTAA
- the trmD gene encoding tRNA (guanosine(37)-N1)-methyltransferase TrmD produces the protein MLHLGVITVIPEMFDSLKYGIIGRSIKKKLIKINFWNPKNYTKNSKRRIDDRPYGGGPGMVIMYEPIYQAIIQAKKNMPSPHKSIYLTSHGRKITQSYLLKNVINNNQSLIFISGRYKGIDERIIIKHVNEEWSIGDFIISGGEFAAMVFIDAITRLIPGTLNNKDSITQDSFSNGLLDHPHYTRPIKIDNLNVPSILLSGNHSKIKKWRKEKSLKNTILKRPDLLEHKLK, from the coding sequence ATGTTACATTTAGGTGTTATTACTGTTATTCCGGAAATGTTTGACTCTTTAAAATATGGAATTATAGGTCGATCTATTAAAAAAAAATTAATAAAAATTAATTTTTGGAATCCAAAAAACTATACAAAAAACTCAAAACGTAGAATAGATGATAGACCATACGGTGGAGGACCAGGAATGGTAATTATGTATGAACCAATTTATCAAGCAATCATACAAGCAAAAAAAAATATGCCATCACCACATAAAAGTATATATTTAACTTCTCATGGAAGAAAAATAACACAATCTTACTTATTAAAAAATGTAATAAACAATAATCAATCATTAATATTCATATCTGGAAGATATAAGGGTATTGATGAACGAATCATAATAAAACATGTTAACGAAGAATGGTCTATAGGAGACTTTATCATAAGCGGAGGTGAATTCGCGGCAATGGTTTTTATAGATGCTATTACGCGACTTATTCCTGGGACCTTAAATAATAAAGATTCTATAACTCAAGATTCCTTTTCTAATGGATTATTAGATCATCCACATTATACAAGACCTATAAAAATAGATAATCTTAATGTTCCATCAATACTATTAAGTGGAAATCATTCAAAAATAAAAAAATGGAGAAAAGAAAAAAGCTTAAAAAACACCATTCTAAAACGTCCAGACTTATTAGAACATAAACTAAAATAA
- the rpsP gene encoding 30S ribosomal protein S16 yields the protein MLIIRLKKTGTKKKSLYKIIVIENKNKQNGKYIEKIGYFNSLINDNDKKRLYINIDRLNYWKNIGAKLSKRVYSLLKEKHRVNNTS from the coding sequence ATGCTTATTATACGTCTAAAAAAAACTGGAACTAAAAAGAAATCACTTTATAAAATAATAGTAATAGAAAATAAAAACAAACAAAACGGAAAATATATAGAAAAAATAGGATATTTCAATTCATTAATTAATGATAATGATAAAAAAAGACTCTATATAAATATTGATCGATTAAATTATTGGAAAAATATTGGAGCAAAACTATCTAAACGAGTATATTCTCTACTAAAAGAAAAACATAGAGTAAATAATACTTCATAA
- a CDS encoding PD-(D/E)XK nuclease family protein, whose translation MKKSAIVIVPNFIIKKELLLEYFYKKAKKKIAIKKPNCFSYSEFLRYTFKNIINQHPQYNHPNILENFQIRFLWRQILSKKKINESILLSIEKGWKQCNAWNINYKHPNFSLTKKTKEFQHWISQLKKKLFKLNSISETEIANYILNWKFKLNSKIIIWLYFDYYTYQQKKIQKSMIKQQYIIKHFDVVTKHDSFSKISKSHIFLCKNLNEKEENKKILQWAKKQSQQNNNIGIIIPELKKQSKNIKRNLQQNFIKNFEIFSENLLENYPIISHALTWINIDKKKMTNEEYYLLLQSPYLIGSKSEMLPRIELMQNSFFLEEKKNNYNFFCKKISKKSPKLSYALKTITTYPQKTSPKQWIIIFKKRLKNLGFPGEYPLTKNNYQCYQYLLATLDKLRQYKLLISNMNKNQAITALKDLIEFNSLLLNKYTNIKILNPLKTSGTFMKEIWIKNMDTQYHYKIFNLSSFIPNNLKKKIIFYNYKKSLNIIKKNIIRLRKNKSNIIISYSKYNNAGQLQIVNSIIKNLKNIYPIFLNTNKQKNNKLINFSENYRISFKKNNILTDGINVLNNFIQCPFKALSFYHLNIKKQFYQFSEEIINKEKGILLHKTMEILWKYLKNQHNLLKFNKKTIKYLINLSIKNSINLLQKKFLFLLNPLVKKNEITRLKQIIKLSLKWEKKREPFKIKYLENKHLIHINNINFYIRTDRIDEDKNKKLWIIDYKSNLPKNFLHENTNNIINNLQLSLFTLLKNNISIILFQKLKTNSFSYKGISFNKNLPNSCNNLIIKNNLHYYQKKYYNQIVNLLNNFNKGHYPPNPHTPSICNKCKYKILCRKNI comes from the coding sequence ATGAAAAAATCCGCTATAGTAATAGTTCCAAATTTCATAATCAAAAAAGAATTATTATTAGAATATTTTTATAAAAAAGCGAAAAAAAAAATAGCTATAAAAAAACCCAATTGTTTTTCATATTCTGAGTTTTTAAGATACACTTTTAAAAATATCATAAATCAGCATCCTCAATATAACCATCCTAATATACTAGAAAATTTTCAAATACGCTTCCTATGGAGACAAATTTTATCTAAAAAAAAAATTAACGAAAGTATACTTCTATCTATTGAAAAAGGATGGAAGCAATGTAATGCATGGAATATAAATTATAAACATCCTAATTTTTCATTAACAAAAAAAACAAAAGAATTCCAACATTGGATTTCCCAATTAAAAAAAAAGTTATTTAAATTAAATTCTATAAGTGAAACAGAAATAGCTAACTATATATTAAACTGGAAATTTAAATTAAATTCAAAAATTATAATATGGTTATACTTTGACTATTACACATATCAACAAAAAAAAATACAAAAATCAATGATCAAACAACAATATATAATAAAACATTTTGATGTTGTTACTAAACATGATTCGTTTTCTAAAATATCAAAATCACACATTTTTTTATGTAAAAATTTAAATGAGAAAGAAGAAAATAAAAAAATCCTTCAATGGGCAAAAAAACAATCACAACAAAATAATAATATTGGCATAATCATTCCTGAATTAAAAAAACAATCAAAAAATATTAAACGAAACTTACAACAAAATTTCATCAAAAATTTTGAAATTTTTTCAGAAAACTTATTAGAAAATTATCCAATAATTTCTCATGCACTAACATGGATCAATATTGATAAAAAAAAAATGACCAACGAAGAATATTATTTATTATTACAATCCCCCTACTTAATAGGATCAAAAAGTGAAATGTTACCTAGAATAGAACTAATGCAAAACAGTTTTTTCCTTGAAGAAAAAAAAAATAATTACAATTTTTTTTGTAAAAAAATTTCTAAAAAATCACCAAAACTTAGTTATGCATTAAAAACAATTACAACATATCCACAAAAAACATCTCCAAAACAATGGATAATAATTTTTAAAAAACGTCTTAAAAATTTAGGATTTCCAGGAGAATATCCTCTCACCAAGAATAATTATCAATGCTATCAATATTTACTAGCAACATTGGATAAATTAAGACAATATAAATTACTTATTTCAAATATGAATAAAAATCAAGCAATTACAGCATTAAAAGATTTAATAGAATTTAACTCTTTGCTATTAAACAAATATACTAATATTAAAATATTAAATCCACTTAAAACATCAGGAACCTTTATGAAAGAGATATGGATTAAAAATATGGATACACAATATCATTACAAAATTTTTAATCTCTCTTCGTTTATACCAAATAACTTAAAAAAAAAAATAATATTCTACAATTATAAAAAATCCTTAAATATAATAAAAAAAAATATAATACGTTTACGAAAAAATAAATCGAATATTATTATTAGTTATTCCAAATACAATAATGCAGGACAATTACAAATTGTAAATTCAATCATTAAAAACCTAAAAAATATCTATCCAATATTTTTAAACACAAATAAACAAAAAAATAATAAGTTAATAAATTTTTCTGAAAATTATCGAATATCATTTAAAAAAAATAATATATTAACAGATGGAATTAACGTATTAAACAATTTTATTCAATGTCCATTTAAAGCACTATCTTTTTATCATTTGAATATAAAAAAACAATTTTATCAATTCTCAGAAGAAATAATTAATAAAGAAAAAGGAATTCTTCTTCATAAAACAATGGAAATACTGTGGAAATACTTAAAAAACCAACATAATTTATTAAAATTTAATAAAAAAACAATAAAATACCTAATAAATTTATCTATTAAAAATAGTATCAACCTATTACAAAAAAAATTTTTATTTCTATTAAATCCATTAGTAAAAAAAAATGAAATAACACGATTAAAACAAATAATAAAATTATCTCTAAAATGGGAAAAAAAAAGAGAACCTTTTAAAATAAAATATCTAGAAAACAAACATCTTATTCACATAAACAACATTAATTTTTATATCAGAACTGATAGAATTGACGAAGATAAAAACAAAAAATTATGGATTATTGATTATAAAAGTAATTTACCAAAAAACTTTCTACATGAAAATACAAACAACATAATAAATAACTTACAATTATCATTATTTACCTTGTTAAAAAATAATATTAGTATTATATTATTTCAAAAATTAAAAACTAATTCTTTTTCATACAAAGGAATTAGTTTTAATAAAAATCTACCAAATTCTTGCAATAATCTAATTATAAAAAATAATTTACACTATTATCAAAAAAAATATTACAATCAAATTGTCAACCTTTTAAATAATTTTAATAAAGGACACTATCCACCAAATCCTCATACACCATCTATTTGTAATAAATGTAAATATAAAATTCTTTGTAGAAAAAATATATAA
- a CDS encoding beta-ketoacyl-[acyl-carrier-protein] synthase family protein produces MKKRVVVTGMEIISSIGIGIESFWKSAIKGKSGINRIKNYNPTPYPTQIAGEIQDLPIIDIPKFKNKNYYPKVTKYAIYCTQQAIKTSNLTIKELNQAGIFIGTSLGGLPELESAYQTFYKINWKKIPALSILKGMPNSTANHIAILFDIKGINSTTSNACISSAEAIKNAYEQILYGNLNIAICGGSESLLWETIMASWCKLRIMSTQNTNPKKACKPFDINRDGMVIADGAGILILEELNHAKTRGAKIIAEIIGIGSSCDAYHITIPNSKGQEKAISKAIKNAKINISDIQYIHAHGTGTKLNDIIETQTIKNIFGNKAYDIPITAQKSMIGHTIGASGVMQIIAIILSLKNNILLPTINLNNPDPKCDLDYIPNIMRKKNIHIALSNHFAFGGSNIAIILKKYYN; encoded by the coding sequence ATGAAAAAAAGAGTAGTTGTAACAGGAATGGAAATAATTTCCTCCATTGGAATTGGAATCGAATCATTTTGGAAATCCGCAATAAAAGGAAAAAGTGGAATAAATCGCATTAAAAATTATAATCCAACTCCATATCCAACACAAATTGCTGGAGAAATACAAGATTTACCTATAATAGATATTCCAAAATTCAAAAATAAAAATTATTACCCAAAAGTAACTAAATACGCTATTTATTGTACACAACAAGCTATTAAAACATCTAATCTAACTATAAAAGAACTTAATCAAGCAGGAATTTTTATTGGAACAAGCTTAGGAGGACTTCCTGAACTTGAATCTGCATATCAAACATTTTATAAAATAAACTGGAAAAAAATACCAGCATTAAGTATATTAAAAGGAATGCCTAACTCTACCGCAAATCATATAGCTATTTTATTTGATATCAAAGGAATCAACTCTACAACATCTAACGCCTGCATTTCTTCTGCAGAAGCTATAAAAAATGCTTATGAACAAATACTTTATGGAAATTTAAACATTGCTATATGCGGAGGATCTGAATCATTACTATGGGAAACCATAATGGCATCATGGTGTAAACTCCGAATTATGTCTACCCAAAATACCAATCCTAAAAAAGCATGTAAACCATTTGATATTAATCGAGACGGTATGGTTATAGCAGATGGAGCAGGGATACTAATATTAGAAGAGCTAAATCATGCAAAAACAAGAGGAGCAAAAATAATAGCCGAAATCATTGGAATAGGAAGCTCATGCGACGCTTACCATATAACAATACCAAATTCTAAAGGTCAAGAAAAAGCAATATCTAAAGCAATAAAAAATGCAAAAATCAATATATCTGATATACAATACATTCATGCGCATGGAACAGGAACTAAATTAAATGATATTATCGAAACACAAACAATAAAAAACATTTTTGGAAACAAAGCTTATGATATACCGATCACTGCACAAAAATCAATGATTGGACATACAATTGGTGCATCAGGAGTTATGCAAATTATTGCAATCATCTTAAGTTTAAAAAACAATATTCTACTTCCTACAATAAATTTAAATAATCCCGATCCAAAATGTGATCTAGATTATATACCTAACATAATGAGAAAAAAAAATATCCATATAGCATTATCTAATCACTTTGCTTTTGGAGGATCAAATATCGCAATCATATTAAAAAAATATTATAATTAA
- a CDS encoding mevalonate kinase, whose translation MTYFNDIKIIAHGKWILTGEHSVLRGYGAIVYPIKSKILYLKYKNINSNTLHISCNNNNIKTNISKIFRKTLKYGLKLIEKKTNNFNGYINIYNNIPMGMGMGSSAAISFVIAKLLTRVYNLQPELIYPFAKKIEMRFHKKSSGIDIIGVSSKIGTYFKNGTNKIINQTWKPKWFLSSCGKTSKTSFCINKVNNLWKKNKKKAKRIDIEMKNSVTKAIFSLEKKDPKNSIYYLAQSIQQAHNCFKEWGLINIHLKKHINLLLNLGAITAKPTGSGLGGYVISLWKQSPPTTSIKLIPI comes from the coding sequence ATGACATACTTTAATGATATTAAAATTATTGCTCATGGAAAATGGATATTAACTGGAGAACATTCAGTATTAAGAGGATATGGAGCTATAGTTTATCCTATAAAAAGTAAAATACTTTATTTAAAATATAAAAATATCAATTCTAACACATTACATATATCCTGTAATAATAACAATATAAAAACAAATATATCTAAAATCTTTCGAAAAACACTTAAATATGGACTAAAATTAATAGAAAAAAAAACAAATAACTTTAATGGCTATATAAATATATATAACAATATTCCAATGGGAATGGGAATGGGCTCATCTGCTGCTATTTCATTTGTAATAGCAAAATTACTTACTAGAGTATATAATTTACAACCAGAATTAATTTATCCTTTTGCAAAAAAAATAGAGATGCGTTTTCATAAAAAAAGTAGTGGAATTGATATCATTGGAGTCTCATCAAAAATAGGTACTTATTTTAAAAATGGAACAAATAAAATAATTAATCAAACTTGGAAACCAAAATGGTTTTTATCTTCCTGTGGAAAAACAAGTAAAACCTCTTTTTGCATTAATAAAGTTAATAATTTATGGAAAAAAAATAAAAAAAAAGCTAAAAGAATTGATATAGAAATGAAAAATAGCGTAACAAAAGCTATTTTTTCTTTAGAAAAAAAAGACCCAAAAAATTCTATTTATTATTTAGCTCAATCTATACAACAGGCACATAACTGCTTTAAAGAATGGGGTTTAATTAATATACATCTTAAAAAACACATAAACTTATTACTAAATTTAGGTGCTATTACAGCAAAACCTACAGGATCAGGACTTGGTGGGTATGTAATTAGTCTATGGAAACAATCTCCACCAACAACATCAATTAAATTAATTCCTATATAA